Genomic segment of Paenibacillus sp. FSL R5-0623:
CATATAAACAGCGTTCAGGGCCATAACTGGCCTTCCCGCCAAATTCCCCTATGTAATGGCAATTTCCCCAACGTTTCTACATTAACAGTATTTATTGTACAACGGTCTGCATCATCCTGGCAAATCCATTGGTATCCACAGAACCCGACCTGACATTCATATGCGGTCATTTTCGCGTTCATGACTTCATTTTGCGCCTTTTTGGTAAGCCTTGCTTATATAGACGGGCGACATACTGAAAAGGTTACAGAAATGTGATATTTTTTTGATCTAAGGTATCCTAACAGATTAAGGAGGGAGATGTAAATAGAGGATGTAAGTTTAAATGTAACTATTAACATATCAATGCCTTTCCCATAACTTTTTAAGACAAAAAAAAGACCGCTTACAAAAGCGGCCATTGCTCACGTGGAGCAATACAGTTATTGGATAGGAGTGGAGAGAAACCATACTGTACCCTTATTATATGTATACGTTTTCATTTTGTCAACACTTTCAGTAAAATTGTTTGAATTAATTATATCTTTCGGTAATTAAGGATAATACATCCTTTTTTTCGTGACTGAAAATCAAATAACATACTCCAATATAACCTCACAAAAAAGAGGGCTTTCGCCCTCTTTCTCGTCTTATATCCACACTTGATAGCCTAAGGAATCCAATAACGTCTTGGCTCGTTCCATATCTTCTTCCTGACGGAAAGACAGACGCATAATGCCCGGCACATCCACCCGGTTTTCGATAATCTCCAAGTTGCTCAAGTTGATATCATTCGCCCCAAGCTCAGTTGCGATCTTACCGATCATACCCGGTGCATCCTGGACATCAGTATACAGATCAAATAACGGCGAAATCATGCCTTTGCGTCGTTCTGGTAATATACTGCGGAACTCGCGGGCCTGACGGAATGCCTCCTCTATACCTTCACCGTTCTTATGTTCCAGCATATCCGTAAAGGCCGTCATCTGGCTATTCCAGTCCTTAAGCAAGCCCAGCAGTACATCACGGTTGCTAAGCAAGATATCTCTCCACACAATCGCGTCACTGGACGCAATCCGGGTAATATCACGGAACCCCCCTGCAGCCAGCATTTTATACAGTGGATTCGACTCATTATATTCGCGCACCTGATTCACCAGCGCAACAGCAATAACATGTGGCAGATGACTAATTGCCCCCACGATATCATCGTGCAGCAGAGGCTCCACACGCACGATCTGTGCCCGCGTATATGCAAGCAGCTCAGACAGCCTGCTGTAGGCTTCCTCAGGTACATGTTCTGAAGGGGTTAAGACATAGTATGCATTCTCAAATAACACGGCTGAGGCCGCATCTACGCCTGCACGCTCCGACCCCGCCATGGGGTGACCACCAATGAAGTAAGCGTCAGTCAACCGCACATGCTCGGCACAAGCGGCAATGGAAGCTTTAGTGCTT
This window contains:
- a CDS encoding prephenate dehydrogenase, translating into MKLKIAMIGVGLIGGSLALCFKGKPDVTVMGYAHLDELKVKYIASGVVDDATLSLEEAVEDADFIFLCVPVGLLESYFEKLSKLPLKKGCIITDVGSTKASIAACAEHVRLTDAYFIGGHPMAGSERAGVDAASAVLFENAYYVLTPSEHVPEEAYSRLSELLAYTRAQIVRVEPLLHDDIVGAISHLPHVIAVALVNQVREYNESNPLYKMLAAGGFRDITRIASSDAIVWRDILLSNRDVLLGLLKDWNSQMTAFTDMLEHKNGEGIEEAFRQAREFRSILPERRKGMISPLFDLYTDVQDAPGMIGKIATELGANDINLSNLEIIENRVDVPGIMRLSFRQEEDMERAKTLLDSLGYQVWI